Proteins encoded by one window of Salvia splendens isolate huo1 chromosome 14, SspV2, whole genome shotgun sequence:
- the LOC121764277 gene encoding glutathione S-transferase T3-like, with protein sequence MRSSQTHGLSQIREDIPEAVLDGEDGDYHPYTQAETMALFDAWISLSNDPILGNQQNRKVFWDKVTVVYNANKPRGAFRRNLKMLRAHFERADRDVKRFCGIYKREAEQYQSGASGSNIMRAALRIFKSDTDNDFKFPDVWEAVKHLDR encoded by the coding sequence ATGAGGAGCTCGCAAACGcatggattatcccaaattagggaggatatTCCGGAGGCGGTGCTGGACGGAGAGGACGGCGACTATCATCCATACACACAAGCGGAGACGATGGCTCTGTTCGACGCTTGGATCAGTTTGTCGAACGATCCCATCCtcgggaatcaacaaaaccGCAAAGTTTTTTGGGATAAGGTCACCGTCGTATACAACGCAAATAAGCCGAGGGGGGCCTTCCGCCGCAACCTAAAGATGCTTCGAGCTCATTTTGAGCGAgccgacagagatgtcaaaagaTTTTGTGGGATCTACAAGAGGGAAGCAGAGCAATAtcaaagcggagccagtggatcCAACATTatgagagcggctttgcgaaTCTTCAAATCCGACACCGACAATGATTTCAAATTtcccgatgtttgggaggcggtCAAACATCTTGATAGGTAG
- the LOC121765957 gene encoding uncharacterized protein C227.17c-like isoform X1: MSSENEDAALKRRLSCTKYFDALYFCYSPFYQMQQYYRIGELDNCFGKWSALYDCLCLKTKKATEVESILEAREKAQTHIWTFRTPKEAERFWNQHYGHLYDDK, from the exons ATGAGCTCAGAAAATGAAGACGCAGCTCTGAAGAGGCGACTATCGTGCACCAAGTATTTTGATGCGCTCTACTTTTGTTATT CCCCTTTTTATCAGATGCAACAATACTACCGCATTGGTGAACTTGACAATTGTTTCGGAAAATGGAGTGCTCTCTATGATTGCTTGTGTCTCAAGACCAAAAAAGCTACTGAAGTTGAG AGTATATTAGAAGCTCGCGAGAAAGCCCAGACTCATATATGGACCTTTCGGACCCCAAAAGAAGCAGAACGCTTTTGGAATCAGCACTACGGACATCTATATGACGACAAGTAG
- the LOC121765957 gene encoding uncharacterized protein LOC121765957 isoform X2, whose translation MSSENEDAALKRRLSCTNFMTAPFYQMQQYYRIGELDNCFGKWSALYDCLCLKTKKATEVESILEAREKAQTHIWTFRTPKEAERFWNQHYGHLYDDK comes from the exons ATGAGCTCAGAAAATGAAGACGCAGCTCTGAAGAGGCGACTATCGTGCACCAA TTTTATGACAGCCCCTTTTTATCAGATGCAACAATACTACCGCATTGGTGAACTTGACAATTGTTTCGGAAAATGGAGTGCTCTCTATGATTGCTTGTGTCTCAAGACCAAAAAAGCTACTGAAGTTGAG AGTATATTAGAAGCTCGCGAGAAAGCCCAGACTCATATATGGACCTTTCGGACCCCAAAAGAAGCAGAACGCTTTTGGAATCAGCACTACGGACATCTATATGACGACAAGTAG